DNA from Ammospiza caudacuta isolate bAmmCau1 chromosome 6, bAmmCau1.pri, whole genome shotgun sequence:
TGGGTTTGCTcccacagggcaggaggtggAAGGCTGATGCCTTCTCGAGCCAGAGACACGACTGTAGCCTTAGAGATGCCTCAACAACTGGTTAGTTCCTCATCTATAAACCCACTTTGCTCCACAGAAGGCAATTCATTTTGTACTCATAAAAACCCAGCACCTAATACGTGAACTAGTATTATTGTCTAGAAGTAATAGGAAGGAGGAAACAATCTCACAGTACTTCTAAAGCCCATTTGGTTTTCCTAGTGATTAGTTGGTACTGGGGTGTAGCCCTTGTaatcctttttcccctcagatcAGTTGTTCCAAAAATGCTTGTGACTTGTTGAGCACACACATCTCAACCTCTGGCTGGAGACcagaggctgtgccagtgctttgGCATGACTATTTTAAAGTTTGGTTTGTGGTGTTAGTTTTAGTAGCCTTACTGCACAAAGGATTAAATGCTCAATTGGTGGCCTACAAAGTAAGTGATTACCTCTCTATCCATTCACTAAAAATCAGTAATTCCTTTAACttacattttatgtattttcttaaCTTTATTCACTGGAATTCTTTATTTGAACATgcaaaagtatttatttatttaaatatcataaatttaaattgaaaagaacattttctacTTCTGAATATGCATTGAAAATTTCATTATATGCTGCTACATACATTGCATGCTGCACTTGAGACATATCTGCATTTGCAGTTACATAATCAATAAACATGGGGGTTTGTCCCATTAATCTAAAATCACATTCTGAGCTGTTTTAAACTAGTATGCCTCCACAAATTTAATGCCTGCCAGAAAATTTATATCAGCTAAAATTTTAGcctctgaattttaaaaaaagctgcttttgatTTCAGTGGAGAGAAGTGTCTAAGgaacttaattttttaaattttgtgtaCCTGAAAACTGAGTGGACAATAAAGCATTATCAAATCTTTTGTTGTAGAACAATGAATGTATCATTATAAGGCAATGCAATCCTTTACCTATTTGGTCTAATAGATGCATAAACAGCTAGAGAACAAAAATGAAGGTTCCTGAAAGTGCACGTCTTTTAGGTAATGACACAGAGAGATATTAAAGCATATCAGAAGCCAGCTATAAATACAGTAATAACATCTTATGGATAATGCCTATTATAAACTCAGTAAATTCATATAATATAATCAATGTATTAGTGGTTACCATCTTAGGAAATTGAGATAACACCTTTCTGAACAGCCATGTACCTATGacagcaaaatgaaacaaaggaaaactcTAAACCAGCTTACAATCAGTAACAGGCATAATGTGGAATCATAACTGACTCTTCTGTGTTATCTATGGAACATAAAACAGCAGAGATTGTAAGGAGCAATAAAATCTTTGACAAAATCAAGGGTGAACATGCTGTATCTTCTTTACCTACAAACAGGTGTTTATCAGTGTTTCATCACAGCTGTTTTAGTCAGAGTCATCTCTTAAAAGAAAACAGCTATATATCTTACATTAACTGTCTTAGCTAGCAATACAAGATGTAACCAGAAGGACATTTTCTATCACTGCCTGTTAAAACCAGgtggggcagtgttctttatctgGACAACCCATCCTCCTTCCAGGAGATATCTGCTGTTCATGGGCCATTGAGtctcactgcatggctgataaaattacatcatcccattgagagatgctctgcccaggggtaggagccaagcattcctgaGATTTGGAACACCAGGGAGCTTTTATTCACTGGATTCCCATAGACTCTTCTATgccaccactggaccttcagagaAAAACTTCacctttctacaggatcactgcttcaaCAGAACCATATTTGTCACTCCAGGAaaactgcagccaccatttatttggactgctaccaacaccctgacccacagggtgtcaggttgtattctgactTCGCTTCAGCAGTAAAATTCTTTTTTGTGAGAgcaaattatttataaattttaaagaaCTGCTGCAGATAAAATTCAATGCTATAGGACTTAGTTAAGTACTTAAAATTAATTGCTGCAAATAATCTTGGGAGAAGAAGAGAGCCGCAGGCGCACGGGGGAGCGGAGCCGCGTGCGGTCCCGCTGGGCGAGACATGAGTGCGCGCAGCCGCGGCCAAGGTGTTGGGCCAGGGGCTGGTGGCCAGGGATGTGGTGGATGTGCTGCCCTGCTTAACCAGGGCTGTGAGGGACGGGGTGTACAGGaggtggctgtggggctggtggAGGGGGAGACACTGCAGTACCAACCAACCAAGAACTACCTCAGCTGCCTGCCCGTGCATGACTACAGTGCCTTCGAGACCGAGCTCATGCAGAACAAGTTTGAACACCTGGCAGCCCCTGGAACTACTCAGTATGAAGAGGTACGAGCTGCCTGCCCCATCCTCCAGGCAGATGAACGACATCATGGCGTATCAGGAGCGTGTGAACAATtccatggcacagctggagcaccGTGCGCATCGAGAACCTGAAGCTCATGTCCCAGCATGGCTACAACGCCTGGATGTTGTACAAGGAACGCCTAGTTCATATGATAGAACATGCCCAGGAAGAGCTTCAGAAATTGAGGAAAAACATTCAAGACCTGAACTGGCAGAGGAAGAACATCCAGCTCACAGCTGGGGCTAAGCTGCGAGAAATGGAATCCGCATGGGTCTCTCTTGTCAGTAAAAATCATGAGATTGAACGAACTATTGTGTGTCaccgacatcttttcataaaaatcctttccttgggatttttccttctgggaagctgaggccccagaaaaggaatgtaaacaatggttatctgctgctgtgaaatgcaacaggtgcacctgtgattggcccatgttggatgtgtaCGATTAAGGGCTAATCAGGGGccaagctctctctgggacagaatcagagagagctcctttgtttattcattccttttctattcttagcatagcaagcttctgagaacttttttCTCTATTCCTATTGGTGTAGTCATAATGTAacatatatatcataaaataataaatccagccttctgaacatgaggtcaagattcttgcctctctcttcaccctgctacccttgcaagccctgtaacaattgtgcag
Protein-coding regions in this window:
- the LOC131559318 gene encoding LOW QUALITY PROTEIN: pre-mRNA-splicing factor SPF27-like (The sequence of the model RefSeq protein was modified relative to this genomic sequence to represent the inferred CDS: inserted 5 bases in 3 codons), with the protein product MKQPGSEREQPARPPERRGRCRSDARGRRARPAGPGVRQSPPGPAVRAASPRPRSAAKVLGQGLVARDVVDVLPXLNQGCEGRGVQEVAVGLVEGETLQYQPTKNYLSCLPVHDYSAFETELMQNKFEHLXQPLELLSMKRYELPAPSSRQMNDIMAYQERVNNSMAQLEHXVRIENLKLMSQHGYNAWMLYKERLVHMIEHAQEELQKLRKNIQDLNWQRKNIQLTAGAKLREMESAWVSLVSKNHEIERTIVPVTIVQLENEISQTKQQHGEANKENFQQDFQ